One region of Oxalobacteraceae bacterium OTU3CAMAD1 genomic DNA includes:
- a CDS encoding SH3 domain-containing protein, which yields MITLFLAAYLTPNQWWRRANARALLIMVVGAWGFGSLILYAVQGTRPVAAGTLEGAANRSSPEIRAAASSPTPLPPELITGRPYQVHRDLNVRAAAGVHAARLTTVPAGASVTPTGAREGDWWQVTTGAAGREQTGWVSSLWLRRGGE from the coding sequence GTGATCACACTTTTCCTGGCCGCCTATCTGACCCCGAACCAATGGTGGCGCCGCGCCAACGCGCGCGCGCTGCTGATCATGGTCGTCGGCGCATGGGGTTTCGGGAGCCTGATCCTGTATGCGGTCCAGGGTACGCGGCCGGTTGCGGCGGGCACGCTCGAAGGCGCCGCGAACCGGTCGTCGCCTGAAATACGCGCGGCGGCATCCTCGCCAACGCCCCTCCCGCCTGAACTCATCACCGGCAGGCCCTACCAGGTACACCGCGACCTGAACGTACGCGCGGCCGCCGGGGTGCATGCGGCGCGCCTGACCACCGTGCCGGCCGGCGCCAGCGTCACGCCCACCGGCGCGCGCGAAGGCGACTGGTGGCAGGTCACAACCGGCGCCGCCGGCCGTGAACAAACGGGCTGGGTCAGCAGCTTGTGGCTGCGCCGGGGCGGCGAATGA
- a CDS encoding protein phosphatase — translation MTRITDMLDFGPGLDIAARSSASISKLQVPENQDNLLVIDASGCAVFLRDQTSQSATLANWPQGHVRLAVMDGMGGHGHGREAAEAVADGLLRVPACGTVEELGAHLDRLHDELQQRFRQPGDTDSFRRPGTTLTLLEIPPGQAPMLYHAGDSRLYEITAQTVRPLTVDHVPATCFAMHGLLGEEEWWQQVHGEHRPQISQAYILGNAFANPQVLEDGLLPLDAANLPPFLRRLSDRRAVTVRADATYLLATDGFWSCGRPLPWTARWPALMVRPGHSAGAALDALFNDYADHPPANLHIDNVTAIVMRFAQPAPRPEIRNLDETALPAASIPPYF, via the coding sequence ATGACAAGAATCACCGACATGCTGGACTTCGGCCCCGGGCTCGATATCGCAGCCCGCAGCAGCGCCAGCATCAGCAAACTGCAAGTGCCGGAAAACCAGGACAATCTGCTGGTCATCGATGCCAGCGGATGCGCGGTATTCCTGCGCGACCAAACCAGCCAATCGGCCACGCTCGCGAACTGGCCGCAAGGCCATGTGCGCCTCGCCGTTATGGACGGCATGGGTGGCCACGGCCACGGACGCGAGGCCGCCGAGGCGGTTGCCGACGGCCTGCTGCGCGTGCCCGCGTGCGGCACGGTGGAAGAACTGGGCGCGCACCTGGACCGCCTGCACGACGAACTTCAACAGCGCTTCCGCCAGCCCGGCGATACCGACAGCTTCCGCCGTCCCGGCACCACGCTCACGCTGCTGGAAATCCCGCCCGGCCAGGCGCCGATGCTGTACCACGCCGGCGATTCGCGGCTGTACGAAATCACCGCGCAAACCGTCCGGCCGCTGACGGTGGACCATGTGCCGGCCACCTGCTTCGCGATGCACGGGCTGCTGGGCGAAGAGGAATGGTGGCAGCAGGTGCACGGCGAGCACCGGCCGCAGATCTCGCAGGCCTACATCCTCGGCAACGCCTTCGCCAATCCGCAGGTGCTGGAGGACGGCCTGCTGCCGCTGGACGCGGCCAACCTGCCGCCGTTCCTGCGGCGCCTGTCCGACCGCCGCGCCGTAACGGTCCGCGCCGACGCCACCTATTTGCTGGCCACCGACGGCTTCTGGTCGTGCGGCCGTCCGCTGCCCTGGACCGCCCGCTGGCCGGCGCTGATGGTCCGGCCGGGCCACTCCGCCGGCGCCGCGCTCGACGCGTTATTCAACGATTACGCCGACCATCCGCCGGCCAATCTCCACATCGACAATGTGACCGCCATTGTGATGCGATTTGCGCAACCCGCGCCGCGCCCGGAGATCCGCAATCTTGACGAAACGGCACTGCCGGCCGCATCAATCCCGCCGTATTTTTGA